One genomic window of Trichlorobacter lovleyi includes the following:
- a CDS encoding PAS domain-containing protein has protein sequence MELTVLLQQTLDLSQDAILISDREGIICYWNAGAERIIGYTADEAIGQSLDLFIPEKLRGRHWEGYHRVMASGETKYKTGLLSSPGIRKDGSQVSLEFSMVLLKDENGTMQGCASIMRDVTERWLKEKELKQRLAECEVKLAAG, from the coding sequence ATGGAACTCACGGTATTGTTACAGCAAACGCTTGATCTTTCCCAGGATGCCATCCTGATCTCCGACCGGGAAGGGATCATCTGCTACTGGAATGCCGGTGCCGAGCGAATTATCGGCTACACGGCCGACGAGGCGATTGGCCAATCATTGGATCTGTTTATTCCTGAAAAACTGCGCGGACGGCACTGGGAGGGCTACCACCGGGTGATGGCCAGCGGCGAGACCAAGTATAAGACCGGCCTACTCTCGTCACCCGGTATCCGCAAAGATGGCAGCCAGGTTTCGCTGGAGTTCAGCATGGTGTTGCTGAAGGATGAAAACGGCACGATGCAGGGCTGCGCCTCGATCATGCGGGACGTGACCGAGCGCTGGCTGAAGGAAAAGGAGTTGAAACAGCGGCTGGCGGAGTGTGAAGTAAAACTGGCAGCAGGGTAA
- a CDS encoding cytochrome c3 family protein — translation MKNRQTTRSMLLVLMLLLAPPVAAFECTVCHSKNPAMVKMHKELQGQGCFGCHKMGAKLMGKGQPKDRESLLKRRQTEEVCLACHGTFQKQGR, via the coding sequence ATGAAAAACAGACAAACCACAAGAAGCATGTTGCTGGTACTGATGCTGCTGCTTGCACCGCCTGTCGCAGCCTTTGAATGTACCGTCTGCCACAGCAAGAACCCGGCTATGGTCAAGATGCATAAGGAACTACAGGGGCAGGGCTGTTTTGGCTGCCACAAGATGGGAGCAAAACTGATGGGCAAAGGGCAGCCCAAAGACAGGGAAAGCCTGCTGAAGCGGCGCCAGACAGAGGAGGTCTGCCTGGCGTGCCATGGAACATTTCAGAAACAAGGGAGGTAA
- a CDS encoding ferritin-like domain-containing protein produces the protein MSFISLKEVVDFAVEREETAYQMYKRAAELTVSPAARKMFEELAQEEATHKEVFSKVDPEKIEEVNVCKIPEATIGQYLKDVPFHPQMSYQEILTFALKAEESAYQLYKAAAGMTEDPKLQKTLLTFAEVELGHRRKIEALYDEKVLTEG, from the coding sequence ATGAGTTTTATTTCCCTTAAGGAAGTGGTTGACTTTGCGGTTGAACGAGAGGAAACCGCCTACCAGATGTATAAGCGTGCTGCAGAGTTGACGGTAAGTCCGGCGGCCCGCAAGATGTTTGAAGAGCTGGCTCAGGAAGAGGCAACACACAAGGAGGTTTTTTCCAAGGTTGATCCGGAAAAGATCGAAGAGGTCAATGTCTGCAAGATCCCTGAGGCAACCATCGGCCAGTATCTGAAGGATGTCCCCTTTCACCCCCAGATGAGCTATCAGGAGATCCTGACCTTTGCCCTGAAGGCGGAAGAGAGCGCATACCAGCTTTACAAGGCTGCGGCCGGTATGACTGAAGACCCCAAGCTGCAGAAGACCCTTTTGACCTTTGCCGAGGTTGAGCTGGGCCACCGGCGCAAGATTGAGGCGCTCTACGATGAAAAGGTCCTGACCGAAGGTTAA
- a CDS encoding peroxiredoxin, whose product MTLIDNKAPDFDLEGSDGKRHRLQDYAGRRLLLFFYPKDNTSGCTKEAAGFRDLKPEFEKLGFVMLGISRDSLVSHQRFIDNHELNMVLLSDPDASVMKAYHAFGEKMMYGKQVSGVIRSTVLICADGIIRKHWTKVAKAEQHPAQVLAYIKDFHCE is encoded by the coding sequence ATGACTCTCATTGACAATAAAGCCCCGGACTTTGACCTGGAGGGGAGTGACGGCAAACGCCACCGGTTGCAGGACTATGCGGGACGGCGTCTGTTACTGTTTTTCTATCCCAAGGACAACACCTCTGGCTGCACCAAGGAGGCTGCCGGTTTCCGTGACCTGAAGCCGGAGTTTGAAAAACTTGGTTTTGTCATGCTGGGAATCAGCCGCGACTCGCTGGTCTCACATCAGCGCTTCATTGACAATCATGAACTGAACATGGTGCTGCTGTCTGACCCTGATGCCAGCGTGATGAAGGCCTATCACGCCTTTGGCGAGAAGATGATGTACGGCAAACAGGTCTCCGGTGTAATCCGCTCCACCGTATTGATCTGCGCAGACGGTATCATCAGAAAACATTGGACCAAAGTGGCCAAGGCCGAGCAGCATCCGGCCCAGGTGCTTGCGTATATTAAAGATTTTCACTGTGAATAA
- a CDS encoding sigma-54 interaction domain-containing protein produces the protein MQELTTIYRDILESMAEGIIFADADDRLTFINRTAEDIRGIKARNFIGRTILSVHSPNSAKRIKELLQKLRDGSIKQARRVIEVKGRYFENSYYPVTSPDGGYQGTLLISRDVTERQQLQHENQSLKQRMACGSFGGFVSISSSMLPVFQTIGAVAGLESTVLITGESGTGKELVAAAIHRNSARKERAMVTVNCAALPEHLVESELFGYQRGAFTGAVSNHRGKFEQADKSTIFLDEVGDLPANAQAKLLRVLQERTVSRLGNEKDIRVDVRIIAATNRNLQQMVADGLFREDLYYRLNVISLPVPPLRERREDILPMAEYFLKKFSERMERPQLGICEATRAVLLSYDYPGNVRELEHAIERAVALCPGSCISPADLPEQFVAARSSGGPDWQQPLSVRAGDQYRPDDAAPATLANAREESERRLILDALVRTGGRKAEAAKLLNISRKTLWEKLKLINQT, from the coding sequence ATGCAAGAGCTGACAACAATTTATCGTGATATTCTTGAAAGTATGGCGGAGGGGATCATCTTTGCCGATGCTGATGACCGGCTGACCTTTATCAACCGGACGGCCGAGGATATCCGGGGGATCAAGGCCCGTAATTTTATCGGACGGACCATTTTGTCGGTGCACTCACCCAACTCAGCCAAGCGTATCAAGGAGTTGTTGCAGAAACTGCGGGACGGTTCCATCAAACAGGCCCGGCGGGTGATTGAGGTAAAGGGCCGCTATTTTGAAAACAGTTATTATCCCGTGACCAGCCCTGACGGGGGCTATCAGGGGACGTTGCTGATCAGCCGTGATGTTACCGAACGGCAGCAGCTGCAGCATGAAAACCAGTCACTCAAGCAGCGGATGGCCTGCGGCAGTTTTGGCGGATTTGTCAGCATCAGCTCATCCATGCTGCCGGTGTTTCAGACCATTGGAGCCGTGGCCGGACTGGAATCAACGGTGCTGATCACCGGTGAGAGCGGTACCGGCAAAGAACTGGTGGCTGCGGCCATACACCGCAACAGCGCCCGCAAGGAGCGGGCAATGGTAACGGTCAACTGTGCGGCACTGCCGGAGCATCTGGTGGAATCCGAACTGTTTGGCTACCAGCGTGGTGCCTTTACCGGTGCTGTCAGCAACCATCGCGGTAAATTTGAGCAGGCAGACAAGAGCACGATCTTCCTGGATGAAGTCGGTGACCTGCCGGCCAATGCCCAGGCCAAGCTGCTGCGGGTGCTGCAGGAACGGACCGTCAGCCGGCTGGGCAATGAAAAGGATATCCGGGTGGATGTCAGGATCATTGCGGCAACCAATCGCAACCTGCAGCAGATGGTGGCGGATGGCCTGTTCAGAGAGGATCTTTATTACCGCCTGAATGTGATTTCATTGCCGGTGCCCCCTCTGCGGGAGCGGCGTGAGGATATCCTGCCCATGGCGGAATACTTTCTGAAAAAATTCAGTGAGCGGATGGAACGCCCCCAGTTGGGAATTTGCGAGGCAACCCGGGCGGTGCTGCTTTCCTACGACTATCCCGGCAATGTGCGTGAGCTGGAGCATGCGATTGAGCGTGCCGTGGCACTCTGTCCCGGCTCCTGTATCTCTCCGGCGGATCTGCCGGAACAGTTTGTGGCTGCCCGAAGCTCTGGTGGCCCGGACTGGCAACAGCCCCTGTCAGTACGGGCCGGCGATCAATACCGACCGGATGATGCCGCTCCTGCCACCCTGGCCAATGCCCGTGAAGAGTCGGAGCGCCGTCTGATCCTTGACGCCTTGGTCAGGACCGGCGGCCGCAAGGCAGAGGCCGCAAAACTGCTGAATATCTCCCGTAAAACCCTCTGGGAAAAGCTGAAGTTGATTAACCAAACGTAA
- a CDS encoding chaperone NapD: protein MPVSGVVLSCRPGKETQVAELARLVPGVEVHGALPDGQVIAVIEAASVQAEVDIASQLEQLDAVISVQVAYHNFEDVTQEGGADGTDEA from the coding sequence ATGCCTGTTTCAGGTGTGGTACTGAGTTGCAGACCGGGAAAAGAGACCCAGGTTGCAGAACTGGCCAGGCTGGTGCCTGGCGTTGAGGTGCACGGGGCGCTGCCTGACGGGCAGGTCATTGCAGTGATTGAGGCTGCTTCGGTCCAGGCCGAGGTGGACATCGCCTCACAGCTTGAGCAGCTTGATGCGGTTATCAGTGTGCAGGTGGCGTACCATAACTTTGAAGATGTAACCCAAGAAGGAGGCGCAGATGGAACTGACGAGGCGTGA
- a CDS encoding molybdopterin-dependent oxidoreductase — translation MELTRRDFLKASAAAAAFAAAGAQALAPRLASAADDKGIKWGKAPCRYCGVGCCVLVGVKDGKIVATKGDPAGPVNKGLNCIKGYFLSKALYGKDRLTHPLIRKGNKMVKASWDEALNLIASKYKEAIAKNGPDSVAIYGSGQWTVFEGYTAVKLFKGGIGTNNVEPNARLCMASAVVGFMNTFGADEPMGCYDDLDLGDTYILWGANMAEAHPVLFSRLIDNKLKNKKVKIIDIATRRTRTTQMADEYIPMVPQGDLAALNAIAHVILRDKLYDESFVKQHVSFKRGTENQPYGLKDKESPKEEPKPLTFDEYKQLMKQFTPEWAEKLSGIPAQKIEHLAQLYSDKSRKVNSLWTMGVNQHVRGVWVNNLIYNLHLLTGKICKPGENPLSLTGQPSACGTAREVGTFAHRLPADMVVMNEAHRKKTAEIWGIDPKKISPKVGLHTMEMYRAIDRGELKCLWIQCTNPFQSIPNLSRYRKAAQARKAFIVVSDIYPTKSTEIADVILPSASWVEKEGVFGNTERRTQHWFKMVEPPGEAREDSWQLIEFAKRLGHGNLFPYSPKNFYKEMWEEYRKFTIGTGKDLAPYETYYKVRGLRWPVKSNGQETRWRYTDADDAYVKKGEGIKFYKAPGNKATIWFRPYEPPAESPNSEYPFWYCTGRLLEHWHTATMTGRVPELKRAMPGATLEMHPEDAARLGIKNRDKVKVSSRRGSVVLTAEINGRGKPEKGNVFTTFFDETKLINDLCIDAFDPLSKEPDFKKCAVKVEKA, via the coding sequence ATGGAACTGACGAGGCGTGATTTCCTGAAGGCCAGTGCGGCAGCCGCCGCCTTTGCAGCAGCCGGGGCACAGGCACTTGCCCCCCGCTTGGCTTCTGCAGCCGATGACAAAGGGATCAAGTGGGGCAAGGCGCCCTGCCGTTACTGCGGCGTTGGCTGCTGTGTGCTGGTGGGGGTCAAGGATGGCAAGATCGTTGCCACCAAGGGTGACCCGGCCGGTCCGGTCAATAAGGGGCTCAACTGCATCAAGGGCTACTTTCTCTCCAAGGCGCTCTACGGCAAGGATCGTCTGACCCATCCACTGATCCGTAAGGGTAACAAGATGGTCAAGGCCAGCTGGGATGAGGCCTTGAACCTGATCGCAAGTAAGTACAAGGAGGCGATTGCCAAGAACGGCCCTGACTCGGTGGCAATCTACGGCTCCGGGCAGTGGACCGTGTTTGAAGGCTATACGGCGGTCAAGCTGTTCAAGGGGGGGATCGGCACCAATAACGTCGAGCCCAATGCCCGGCTCTGTATGGCCTCGGCAGTGGTCGGCTTCATGAATACCTTTGGCGCCGACGAGCCGATGGGCTGTTACGATGACCTTGACCTGGGCGATACCTATATCCTCTGGGGCGCCAACATGGCAGAGGCCCACCCGGTACTGTTTTCACGTCTGATTGATAACAAGCTGAAGAACAAGAAGGTCAAGATCATTGATATTGCCACCCGCAGAACCCGTACCACCCAGATGGCGGACGAATATATCCCGATGGTCCCCCAGGGGGATCTGGCTGCCCTGAATGCCATTGCCCACGTCATTCTGCGCGACAAACTGTACGATGAGTCCTTTGTCAAGCAGCACGTCTCCTTCAAGCGGGGTACCGAGAACCAGCCCTACGGCCTGAAGGATAAGGAAAGCCCCAAGGAAGAGCCCAAACCGCTGACCTTTGACGAATACAAGCAGCTGATGAAGCAGTTTACCCCGGAGTGGGCTGAAAAGCTGTCCGGGATACCGGCCCAAAAGATTGAGCATCTGGCCCAGCTGTATAGTGACAAAAGCCGCAAGGTCAATTCGCTCTGGACCATGGGGGTCAACCAGCATGTGCGTGGTGTCTGGGTCAACAACCTGATCTATAACCTGCACCTCTTAACCGGCAAGATCTGCAAGCCGGGGGAGAATCCGCTCTCCCTGACCGGCCAGCCTTCTGCCTGCGGCACAGCCCGTGAGGTTGGTACCTTTGCCCATCGCCTGCCTGCCGACATGGTGGTGATGAACGAGGCCCACCGCAAGAAGACCGCCGAGATCTGGGGCATTGATCCTAAAAAGATCTCGCCCAAGGTCGGACTGCATACGATGGAGATGTACCGTGCCATTGACCGTGGTGAGCTGAAGTGCCTCTGGATCCAGTGTACCAACCCGTTCCAGTCGATCCCGAATCTCTCCCGCTACCGTAAGGCTGCCCAGGCCCGCAAGGCCTTCATTGTCGTCTCCGACATCTATCCCACCAAGTCAACCGAGATCGCCGATGTGATCCTGCCCTCTGCCTCCTGGGTTGAGAAAGAGGGGGTCTTCGGCAACACTGAACGCCGCACCCAGCACTGGTTCAAGATGGTGGAACCGCCCGGCGAGGCCAGAGAGGACAGCTGGCAGCTGATCGAGTTTGCCAAGCGGCTTGGTCATGGCAACCTCTTTCCTTACAGCCCAAAAAACTTCTACAAAGAGATGTGGGAAGAATACCGCAAGTTCACCATCGGCACCGGCAAGGACCTGGCCCCCTACGAAACCTACTACAAGGTGCGCGGACTGCGTTGGCCGGTCAAGTCCAACGGTCAGGAAACCCGCTGGCGTTATACCGATGCTGATGATGCCTATGTCAAAAAGGGTGAGGGGATCAAGTTCTACAAGGCGCCGGGCAACAAGGCCACGATCTGGTTCCGTCCCTACGAGCCGCCGGCAGAGAGCCCGAATAGCGAGTATCCGTTCTGGTACTGCACCGGCCGGCTGCTGGAACATTGGCATACCGCCACCATGACGGGCCGTGTGCCGGAGTTGAAACGGGCCATGCCGGGGGCAACCCTGGAGATGCACCCGGAAGATGCCGCCCGGCTGGGGATCAAAAACCGTGACAAGGTCAAGGTCAGTTCCCGTCGGGGATCGGTCGTGCTGACGGCCGAAATCAATGGCCGCGGCAAACCGGAGAAGGGTAATGTCTTCACCACCTTCTTTGATGAGACCAAGTTGATCAATGATCTCTGTATTGATGCCTTTGATCCGCTTTCCAAAGAGCCTGATTTTAAAAAGTGCGCGGTGAAGGTTGAGAAGGCGTAA
- a CDS encoding MauM/NapG family ferredoxin-type protein, with protein MDSDAKNTGISRRLFLKGSILTPLALALGGAAISAVYLRPAQARGFYLRPPGAIEEARFLAACVKCGKCAQACPYRSIVMAGGEAGVGIGTPHIVPRENPCYLCPDLPCVKACPSGALDKRLTEVEKVRMGTAVIIDREGCLSIRGLRCEVCYRQCPLIDKAITIENRHNTRTGEHTIMEPVIHKDKCVGCGICEKVCVREKPVIAVQQRVTEQKDFYEF; from the coding sequence ATGGATTCTGACGCAAAAAATACCGGCATCAGCCGCCGCCTGTTTCTGAAGGGCAGTATCCTGACGCCCCTGGCCCTTGCCTTGGGCGGTGCCGCCATCTCTGCGGTCTATCTGCGGCCGGCCCAGGCGCGGGGCTTCTACCTGCGCCCGCCGGGGGCGATTGAGGAAGCGCGTTTTCTGGCTGCCTGCGTCAAGTGCGGCAAGTGTGCCCAGGCCTGTCCCTACCGATCGATTGTCATGGCTGGTGGCGAGGCCGGTGTCGGGATCGGTACGCCGCACATCGTTCCCCGCGAGAACCCCTGTTACCTCTGTCCGGACCTGCCCTGTGTCAAGGCCTGTCCATCCGGTGCGCTGGATAAACGGCTGACCGAGGTGGAAAAGGTACGGATGGGAACAGCGGTAATCATTGACCGGGAAGGCTGCCTCTCAATTCGCGGCCTGCGTTGTGAGGTCTGTTACCGCCAGTGTCCCCTGATCGACAAGGCGATTACCATTGAGAACCGGCACAATACCCGCACCGGAGAACACACCATCATGGAACCGGTCATCCACAAGGATAAATGTGTGGGCTGCGGCATCTGCGAAAAGGTCTGTGTCCGGGAAAAACCGGTCATTGCTGTCCAGCAGCGGGTGACGGAACAGAAGGACTTTTATGAATTTTAA
- the napH gene encoding quinol dehydrogenase ferredoxin subunit NapH, giving the protein MNFKPWGIARCTVQLLMIALLASPLAGLAIFRGNLAAAELLGLPLADPLAFLQALLGGRVFVFSYLVSALLVVGFYFLLGGRAFCGWVCPVGLITELADRLRRRLGSGNSTLPLTFSRWSLALVLLVVMATGVPLFELFSPIGIVSRAVVFGTLLPLLLVATILLVELLVARRVWCRSLCPLGGFYSLLARISPVRIGFVADRCTHCNDCLKACPVEEVLQPSLELNHPQVVAGDCTRCMACLDVCPAKALKILVGYQPLSLDATDPLKGGR; this is encoded by the coding sequence ATGAATTTTAAGCCGTGGGGTATAGCCCGTTGCACGGTGCAGCTGCTGATGATCGCCTTGCTTGCCTCCCCCTTGGCCGGCCTGGCGATCTTCAGGGGGAACCTGGCAGCAGCAGAGCTGCTGGGTCTTCCCCTGGCTGATCCGCTGGCCTTTCTGCAGGCTCTGCTGGGAGGACGGGTCTTTGTGTTCTCCTATCTGGTCAGCGCCCTGCTGGTGGTAGGCTTCTATTTTCTACTTGGTGGACGTGCCTTCTGCGGCTGGGTCTGTCCGGTGGGGCTGATCACCGAACTTGCCGATCGGTTGCGCAGGAGGCTGGGGAGTGGCAACTCTACGCTGCCGCTTACCTTCAGCCGCTGGAGTCTGGCACTGGTGTTGCTGGTGGTGATGGCCACCGGGGTTCCGCTGTTTGAACTGTTCTCACCGATCGGCATTGTCAGCCGGGCAGTGGTGTTTGGGACGCTGCTGCCGTTGTTGCTGGTGGCAACCATCCTGCTGGTGGAGTTGCTGGTGGCCAGACGGGTCTGGTGCCGTTCGCTCTGCCCGCTGGGCGGGTTCTACAGCCTGCTGGCCCGTATAAGTCCCGTTCGGATCGGATTTGTTGCCGATCGCTGTACCCATTGTAATGATTGCCTCAAGGCCTGCCCGGTGGAAGAGGTGCTGCAGCCCTCTCTTGAGCTAAATCATCCCCAGGTGGTCGCCGGAGATTGCACCCGTTGTATGGCCTGCCTGGACGTCTGTCCTGCAAAGGCTCTCAAGATTTTAGTCGGTTATCAACCGCTCTCACTAGACGCAACAGACCCCCTCAAAGGAGGCCGATGA
- a CDS encoding 4Fe-4S binding protein — protein MTLSRKEFFRQGIFSLGDTLLKATGILQQPAAGAEDDAVELPHGDQPMVAVPRNERCLAKNCGCFSCVEKCEQQAIVVVMGEGIRIDATRCNGCGSCLYVCPVTPKAITLRVRAELSSGE, from the coding sequence GTGACGCTCTCCCGTAAGGAGTTTTTCCGGCAGGGGATCTTCTCTCTGGGCGACACCCTGCTGAAGGCCACCGGCATACTGCAGCAACCGGCTGCGGGCGCCGAGGACGATGCTGTTGAACTGCCCCACGGAGATCAACCGATGGTGGCGGTGCCGCGCAATGAGCGTTGCCTGGCAAAAAACTGCGGTTGTTTCAGCTGTGTGGAAAAATGTGAACAGCAGGCAATTGTGGTGGTGATGGGTGAGGGAATCAGGATTGATGCAACCCGTTGCAACGGCTGCGGCAGCTGTCTGTATGTCTGTCCGGTCACCCCCAAGGCAATTACGCTGCGGGTACGCGCTGAATTGAGTTCAGGTGAATAG
- a CDS encoding ammonia-forming cytochrome c nitrite reductase subunit c552 yields MNSFTNIQKRGEYGTLKQRLAVAASIVGLGALLAIPSLAAPKAKPAAKPANDGREQCYMCHTEVKALKEASKHAALACSVCHEKTKEHLANPGPDTRPVTKLDPAVCGSCHKNQYSSFFDVHYPEGGARKEKGTPVGRSPMQDKLLAPYGFTFEHNEPRGHAYMVIDQFAVDRFQGGRYQFKGGWKNYAKNGKTWDVLEDKGESYKLTESAMAGNPTCIQCKTSDLVLKWKYLGEKGGKWDRTSKVTEVVKDVHNPVGCIECHDPHGAKPRVIRDALIAAIDKDPAKNIFAKNGKTDLKVVSFRDGFRKIGVMEQTDSRMMCAQCHVEYNCNPGAQWSDGKPVTFASNRTNHFPLKNAKQLLAHYKQLDFFDFKHAVTGARLIKFQHPEAETYAGSVHDKAGVQCHQCHMPKQKGKDGKPFSTHGVVKPIDNVKASCITCHPGDSVAKKKWQIDTIRNYTKGKMRKAEYWLSQLIDTYQTAARAGVAPTILDQARAKHEEAHVLWEYWTAENSDGFHNPDLARETLTASIAASKAGVKVLNDALMVAKQPEKKEEPKK; encoded by the coding sequence GTGAATAGTTTCACCAACATCCAGAAGAGAGGAGAATACGGTACGCTGAAACAGAGACTGGCAGTTGCAGCAAGTATTGTCGGGCTTGGCGCCCTGTTGGCGATTCCTTCGCTGGCAGCACCCAAGGCCAAGCCGGCAGCCAAGCCTGCCAACGACGGACGCGAGCAGTGCTACATGTGTCACACGGAGGTAAAGGCGCTCAAGGAGGCATCCAAGCATGCTGCTCTGGCCTGTTCGGTCTGCCACGAGAAGACCAAGGAACACCTGGCCAACCCCGGCCCGGACACCAGGCCGGTGACCAAGCTTGATCCGGCTGTCTGCGGCTCCTGTCACAAGAATCAGTACAGCAGTTTCTTTGATGTTCATTATCCCGAAGGTGGCGCCCGCAAAGAAAAGGGCACCCCGGTTGGCCGTTCACCAATGCAGGATAAACTGCTGGCTCCCTACGGCTTTACCTTTGAGCATAACGAACCACGCGGACACGCCTACATGGTGATCGATCAGTTTGCCGTAGACCGTTTCCAGGGTGGCCGTTATCAGTTCAAGGGCGGTTGGAAGAACTACGCCAAGAACGGCAAGACCTGGGATGTGCTGGAAGACAAAGGTGAAAGCTACAAGTTGACTGAGTCTGCCATGGCCGGCAACCCCACCTGCATCCAGTGCAAGACCTCAGACCTGGTGCTGAAGTGGAAGTATCTCGGTGAAAAGGGTGGCAAATGGGATCGCACCTCAAAGGTGACCGAGGTGGTCAAGGATGTACATAATCCGGTGGGCTGCATCGAGTGTCACGACCCCCATGGCGCCAAGCCGCGGGTGATCCGCGATGCCCTGATTGCCGCTATTGACAAGGACCCGGCCAAGAACATCTTTGCCAAGAATGGCAAGACCGACCTGAAGGTGGTCTCCTTCCGTGACGGCTTCCGTAAGATCGGCGTGATGGAACAGACCGATTCCCGCATGATGTGCGCCCAGTGCCACGTGGAGTACAACTGCAACCCCGGCGCCCAGTGGAGTGATGGCAAGCCGGTGACCTTTGCCTCAAACCGCACCAATCACTTCCCGCTCAAGAATGCCAAGCAGTTGTTGGCTCACTACAAGCAGCTGGATTTCTTCGACTTCAAGCATGCCGTCACCGGCGCTCGTCTGATCAAATTCCAGCATCCCGAGGCCGAGACCTATGCCGGTTCAGTCCATGACAAGGCCGGTGTGCAGTGCCACCAATGCCACATGCCCAAACAGAAAGGCAAGGACGGCAAACCGTTCTCAACCCACGGCGTGGTCAAGCCTATTGATAACGTGAAAGCGTCCTGCATCACCTGCCACCCTGGTGACAGCGTTGCCAAGAAAAAATGGCAGATTGACACCATCCGTAACTACACCAAGGGCAAGATGCGCAAGGCCGAGTACTGGCTGAGCCAGCTGATTGACACCTACCAAACTGCCGCCCGGGCCGGTGTGGCTCCCACCATCCTGGATCAGGCCCGCGCCAAGCATGAAGAGGCCCACGTGCTGTGGGAATACTGGACCGCCGAGAACTCGGACGGTTTCCATAATCCCGACCTGGCTCGTGAGACCCTGACCGCCTCCATCGCCGCTTCCAAGGCGGGTGTGAAGGTGTTGAACGATGCGCTGATGGTTGCCAAGCAGCCGGAGAAGAAGGAAGAACCGAAGAAGTAA